The following are encoded together in the Falsibacillus albus genome:
- a CDS encoding NAD-dependent epimerase/dehydratase family protein, with protein sequence MKTIEEVEEMMTIPSNELIKDLCSLDGDILILGVGGKMGPTLAKMAVRALRKGNSAKKVIGVSRFSSGPLKEELEASGVETIAADLMDDQQLQNLPDVKNVIYMAGNKFGTNGNEHYTWAMNAYLPGRVADKFKNSRIVAFSTGNVYPLVPVAQSGCDEEHPVNPIGEYAQSCLGRERIFTNFSHRNETPVTIFRLNYAIDMRYGVLLEIARQIYQEKPIDLTMGHVNVIWQGDANEYALRSLQIADSPPAILNATGPETISVRWLAEQFGKAFNKEVSFTNEEQPTALLNNSAKAHQLFGYPKVSLNQMISWIAEWVMEGGYVLNKPTHFQERQGAF encoded by the coding sequence ATGAAAACAATAGAAGAAGTAGAAGAAATGATGACCATTCCCTCAAATGAGCTAATCAAGGATCTTTGCAGCCTGGATGGAGATATCCTGATTCTCGGTGTTGGCGGAAAAATGGGTCCTACCCTTGCCAAAATGGCGGTGCGTGCCCTGAGAAAAGGGAACTCAGCAAAAAAAGTGATTGGCGTATCTCGATTTTCTTCCGGTCCATTAAAGGAAGAACTGGAGGCATCAGGTGTCGAAACAATCGCTGCAGACTTAATGGATGATCAGCAGCTTCAAAATCTTCCTGATGTAAAAAACGTGATTTATATGGCGGGCAATAAATTTGGAACGAACGGCAATGAACACTACACATGGGCGATGAATGCCTACTTGCCCGGACGTGTGGCAGATAAATTCAAAAACTCCCGAATAGTCGCATTCTCTACAGGGAATGTATATCCGCTTGTTCCTGTTGCACAATCAGGTTGCGATGAGGAACATCCGGTCAATCCAATCGGCGAGTATGCTCAGTCATGTCTTGGCAGGGAACGGATCTTCACGAACTTCTCCCATCGGAATGAGACACCGGTAACCATTTTCAGACTCAACTATGCCATTGATATGCGCTATGGGGTCCTCCTGGAAATCGCCCGTCAGATTTATCAGGAAAAACCCATTGATTTAACGATGGGCCATGTGAATGTCATTTGGCAAGGCGATGCGAATGAATATGCACTCCGATCATTACAGATTGCCGACAGCCCTCCAGCCATTCTGAACGCGACAGGTCCAGAAACCATTTCAGTCAGATGGCTTGCCGAACAATTCGGTAAGGCATTCAATAAAGAAGTATCCTTTACCAATGAAGAACAGCCGACCGCATTATTGAACAATTCCGCTAAAGCCCACCAGCTATTCGGGTATCCAAAAGTATCATTGAATCAAATGATTTCCTGGATAGCGGAGTGGGTCATGGAAGGTGGTTATGTGTTAAACAAGCCCACCCACTTCCAAGAGCGGCAAGGAGCGTTTTAA
- a CDS encoding Gfo/Idh/MocA family protein — MKPLKIGMIGLDTSHCIEFTKLLNNPSLPYHVPGGQITSAYPFFSEDLPISKERVSGYTDTLEKEFNITITESIKGTAKMSDAILLTAVDGRKHVDLFKELLPYQLPVFIDKPMTLSVNDAKELFALAEAHKVPAMSTSSLRYAESLSALIEKYKEDITSIYINGPLPMQEHMPGYFWYGIHMIEMAVAALGTGIKNVSVTANNLHEIVIAEWQDGRHAIIKGDPEWHPRFGAVVHTKTESYHADITKDHKPFYASLLEKIMEFFHTKTSPIPKEETIEVIRMIEMINQVR, encoded by the coding sequence ATGAAACCTCTAAAGATCGGTATGATTGGACTTGATACCTCTCACTGCATCGAATTTACGAAATTATTAAATAACCCAAGCCTTCCTTACCATGTACCAGGGGGACAAATTACATCTGCCTACCCTTTCTTTTCAGAAGACCTGCCTATCAGCAAAGAACGTGTTTCCGGCTATACCGACACGCTGGAAAAAGAATTCAATATCACAATCACGGAATCTATCAAAGGAACAGCAAAAATGAGCGATGCCATCCTCTTAACGGCCGTTGATGGGAGGAAGCACGTGGACCTATTCAAAGAGCTGCTGCCCTATCAACTGCCCGTCTTCATCGATAAGCCGATGACGCTCTCTGTCAACGATGCGAAAGAACTTTTTGCACTAGCAGAGGCACACAAGGTCCCAGCCATGAGCACCTCCTCCCTTCGCTATGCCGAATCATTGTCAGCGCTGATCGAAAAATACAAAGAAGACATCACGAGCATCTATATCAACGGCCCCCTGCCTATGCAGGAGCATATGCCAGGCTACTTCTGGTACGGGATCCATATGATCGAAATGGCGGTTGCAGCGCTGGGAACAGGCATAAAAAATGTATCCGTCACCGCGAACAACCTGCATGAAATCGTGATCGCCGAATGGCAAGACGGCAGGCATGCCATCATAAAAGGCGACCCCGAATGGCACCCCCGTTTCGGAGCGGTGGTTCATACAAAAACAGAATCCTATCACGCAGACATAACCAAGGACCACAAACCATTCTATGCCAGCCTCTTAGAGAAAATCATGGAATTCTTTCATACGAAAACAAGCCCCATACCGAAAGAAGAAACGATCGAAGTGATCAGAATGATCGAGATGATTAATCAAGTGAGATGA
- a CDS encoding 6-phospho-beta-glucosidase: protein MSGAGLKIVTIGGGSSYTPELIEGFIKRYEDLPVKELWLVDIEEGAGKLKIIGDLAKRMVKKAGVQLEIHLTLNREEALKGADFVTTQFRVGFLEARAKDERIPLKYGVIGQETNGPGGLFKALRTIPVILQIAEEMERLCPDAWLINFTNPAGIVTEAVLRYSHFKKVIGLCNIPIGMKMKIASFLGESPEDIQIDFAGLNHMVFGLNVYRKGENITKDLIEMKSGGEESGMSVKNIEDIPWEPEFLKGLGIFPCPYHRYYYQTSKMLEEEMKASKEKGVRAEVVKQIEEELFKEYQNVSLDVKPPQLEKRGGAYYSDAACSLIDSIYNNRGDVQTVNTKNNGAISSLPRDSAVEINCIITKDGPKPIAIGDLPVSVRGLVQQIKSFERLTAEAATTGDYQTALVAMTINPLVPSDTLAKVILDEMLEAHKEYLPQFHRKVN, encoded by the coding sequence ATGAGCGGGGCAGGCTTGAAGATTGTCACCATCGGCGGGGGATCCAGTTACACACCGGAATTGATCGAAGGATTCATCAAGCGGTATGAGGACCTCCCTGTAAAAGAGCTATGGCTGGTGGATATCGAAGAAGGGGCCGGAAAGTTAAAGATCATAGGCGACTTGGCCAAACGGATGGTCAAAAAAGCAGGGGTGCAATTGGAGATTCATTTGACATTGAATCGCGAGGAAGCGTTAAAAGGCGCCGATTTTGTCACCACCCAATTCCGGGTCGGCTTCCTGGAAGCACGTGCCAAGGATGAGCGTATCCCATTGAAATACGGGGTGATCGGACAGGAAACCAATGGACCGGGGGGATTATTCAAAGCGCTGCGGACCATCCCAGTCATCCTGCAAATCGCAGAAGAGATGGAACGACTCTGCCCGGATGCCTGGCTGATCAACTTTACGAACCCCGCCGGAATCGTCACGGAGGCTGTGTTGCGGTACAGCCATTTTAAAAAAGTCATCGGGCTGTGTAATATTCCGATCGGGATGAAAATGAAAATTGCCTCCTTTTTAGGGGAAAGTCCCGAAGATATCCAGATTGATTTCGCGGGGCTGAATCATATGGTCTTCGGACTCAACGTCTATCGAAAAGGCGAAAACATTACGAAAGATCTCATCGAAATGAAAAGCGGGGGCGAAGAGTCAGGCATGTCGGTAAAAAATATTGAGGATATTCCGTGGGAGCCGGAGTTTTTAAAGGGACTTGGGATTTTTCCTTGCCCGTATCACCGGTATTATTACCAAACCTCCAAAATGCTTGAAGAAGAAATGAAAGCGTCAAAGGAGAAAGGTGTGCGCGCAGAAGTGGTCAAGCAGATTGAAGAAGAATTGTTCAAGGAATATCAAAACGTGTCCCTCGATGTGAAGCCGCCTCAACTCGAGAAGCGGGGCGGAGCGTATTACAGCGATGCTGCTTGCAGTCTGATTGACTCGATCTACAACAATAGAGGTGACGTGCAAACGGTAAACACAAAAAATAACGGGGCGATATCCAGTCTGCCAAGGGATTCTGCTGTCGAGATCAACTGCATCATCACCAAAGATGGTCCCAAACCGATTGCCATCGGCGACCTGCCCGTATCGGTCAGGGGGCTTGTCCAACAGATCAAATCTTTCGAACGGCTCACCGCCGAAGCGGCCACAACCGGCGACTATCAAACAGCCCTGGTCGCCATGACCATCAATCCACTAGTACCATCAGACACGCTGGCTAAAGTCATTTTGGACGAAATGCTGGAGGCGCATAAGGAGTATTTGCCTCAGTTTCATAGAAAAGTTAATTGA
- a CDS encoding dihydrodipicolinate synthase family protein, whose amino-acid sequence MLKQDIKRLLFEGTVIPAHPLALNEDRSLDEEGQRRLTNYYMDAGAGGIAVGVHTTQFEIRDPEFNLYERVLRLAVEEVNRKKSTRPFIKVAGICGRNDQAVEEAQIAKGLGYDIGLLSNGGLAGWTEDELLERTRKVAEVIPVFGFYLQPSVGGRVFSYEFWKEFAEIENVHAIKMAPFNRYQTLDVARAVCHSSRCDEIALYTGNDDNIVNDLLTTYQFNVNGKSVKKQIVGGLLGHWAVWTKKAVELLDEIKAVRDKEEIPSALLTLGQSVTDSNAAFFDSANGFRGCIAGINEVLARQGLLKGNWCLLEKEKLSSGQASEIDRVYGDYPQLNDDAFVRQLLVESGQ is encoded by the coding sequence ATGCTGAAACAAGACATTAAACGATTGCTATTCGAAGGGACTGTCATTCCGGCGCACCCGTTGGCATTAAACGAAGACCGGAGTTTGGATGAAGAAGGACAGAGGAGACTGACGAATTATTATATGGACGCAGGCGCCGGTGGAATCGCAGTCGGCGTCCACACCACACAATTCGAGATCCGGGACCCCGAATTCAATCTTTACGAAAGGGTTTTGCGTCTTGCTGTAGAAGAAGTAAACAGGAAAAAGTCGACCAGGCCGTTTATTAAAGTAGCAGGAATTTGCGGCAGGAATGACCAGGCGGTAGAAGAAGCCCAGATTGCCAAGGGACTGGGCTATGACATTGGGCTTTTGAGCAACGGCGGCTTAGCCGGATGGACTGAAGACGAATTGCTGGAACGGACGCGTAAAGTAGCCGAAGTCATCCCTGTTTTCGGATTTTATCTGCAGCCTTCAGTCGGCGGCAGAGTATTCTCTTATGAATTTTGGAAAGAATTTGCCGAGATCGAAAACGTCCATGCCATCAAAATGGCGCCTTTCAACAGATATCAGACATTGGATGTCGCGAGGGCTGTCTGCCACTCTTCGCGCTGTGATGAAATCGCCCTTTATACAGGCAATGATGATAATATCGTCAATGATTTGCTGACCACCTATCAATTCAATGTAAACGGGAAATCCGTAAAAAAGCAGATCGTCGGAGGACTTCTTGGCCACTGGGCGGTCTGGACGAAAAAAGCAGTGGAGCTTCTGGATGAAATAAAGGCGGTAAGGGATAAGGAAGAAATACCATCCGCCCTTCTTACATTAGGCCAATCTGTCACAGACTCAAACGCCGCCTTTTTCGATTCTGCCAATGGCTTTAGAGGATGCATCGCCGGAATCAATGAAGTGTTGGCAAGACAAGGGCTGCTGAAAGGAAACTGGTGTCTGCTTGAGAAAGAAAAGCTAAGTTCAGGGCAGGCAAGTGAAATCGATCGTGTATATGGGGATTATCCACAATTAAACGACGATGCTTTTGTCAGACAACTCCTAGTCGAATCCGGCCAGTAG
- a CDS encoding carbohydrate binding domain-containing protein, protein MKKITRFIVLLCSVLIFQLVHPGLIHKALAKGNDHQISLANAGFEESEVNGKIPGWTQDFGTGGIVITDQEHSSGEHSLRINDAGSTNYGIISDNVPVNPGWEYVASAKMKSTGGSGEIYIRFFDKNGSYITGMNTAVPGPVPDWTDISVSETAPADAAYAAILFYSGKANKGTFYFDDASFTEIKPIMPIDQVGEDLGIQASKTTVMLGDIGKDANGRDVLYTVVAGAPAKFAIVDVETEKLIKSYPLEDTSGAWGVKVAADGTVYLGGYNKGYLYRYLPKSDELVNLGYPVKSTDAVLYPMDTASDGKIFGGTYGSGSVYEYDPASNAFTDFGRMAEGQNWVRSTVYDEKNNKVYAGVGSQAHLIEYDVATGEKRNILPAQFSDIISVYDLDLVEGKLFAQKESAYEMFVMDTDTNQLVEATNGDTGEKTFDIPESSRGVSGKSPVANKIYYTHYGILYEYDLDTNTFKSLDVDIKGSAISYKFLQLNEEGFPGYSLVGLSGNGGKMYKYNLETGNLKLTDLDLPSEPVQIHDVAKGPDGKIYSTGYLPGNMGAYVPTTGENIRFDGIGQSEGMANLNGKMYLGLYPHAKIYEFDPFEEWNRTDSDALNPNLLFSLENNAEIPGYTPQDRPFAMLGVEDYNQLFIGTVPKNGNLGGAFTIYEPGTGKDPDVHWNLMPDQSVVSLVYKDGKVYGGTTIAGGQGSVPTTSEAKMFVWDVEKREKTEEFIPVGGKKAITALTVGADGNIWGMADGVLFSFDPETDQVVSTNELDPNTSNNWRDASLEVGTDGNLYGIIGRKFFKFEPETGDYEFLAGNVDFMAQDDYGSFYLSSGIKLYKYTDPSLLVKMTGAELLIGDQKLKAGSSVPLKMKAILEKNRSTFDLSGATIEYKVDKPKILSVENGVLTALKSGHAKVWAIVKLNGVSVETQPIPIWVNNKGGNK, encoded by the coding sequence ATGAAAAAGATTACTCGGTTTATTGTTTTATTGTGCAGTGTATTGATTTTTCAGCTTGTGCATCCAGGATTGATACATAAAGCGTTGGCAAAAGGGAATGATCACCAGATTTCTTTGGCAAATGCAGGCTTTGAAGAGAGTGAGGTCAATGGGAAAATTCCCGGGTGGACGCAGGATTTTGGGACTGGGGGGATTGTTATCACAGACCAAGAGCATTCATCAGGGGAACATAGTCTGAGAATAAATGATGCCGGCAGTACAAATTATGGCATCATCAGCGACAATGTTCCTGTAAACCCTGGCTGGGAGTATGTAGCGTCGGCAAAAATGAAGAGCACCGGGGGATCAGGGGAAATCTATATCAGGTTTTTTGATAAAAATGGAAGTTATATCACGGGGATGAACACTGCTGTTCCTGGTCCGGTACCTGATTGGACGGATATCAGTGTATCGGAGACAGCACCTGCTGATGCTGCATATGCGGCGATTTTATTTTATTCGGGGAAAGCAAATAAAGGTACTTTTTATTTTGATGATGCTTCATTCACAGAAATCAAGCCGATTATGCCGATTGACCAAGTTGGCGAGGATTTGGGCATACAAGCTTCTAAAACGACAGTCATGCTTGGGGACATTGGGAAGGATGCAAACGGGCGTGATGTTTTATACACCGTTGTGGCAGGTGCCCCGGCCAAATTTGCCATCGTTGATGTCGAGACGGAAAAATTGATAAAGAGCTATCCGCTTGAAGACACTTCAGGAGCTTGGGGGGTCAAAGTCGCTGCTGATGGGACTGTCTATTTAGGCGGATACAATAAAGGCTACCTCTACCGCTATCTTCCTAAATCAGATGAGCTTGTGAACTTGGGCTATCCGGTGAAGTCGACGGATGCGGTCCTTTATCCGATGGATACAGCGAGCGATGGGAAGATTTTCGGAGGGACATACGGTTCAGGATCCGTGTACGAATACGACCCTGCTTCCAATGCATTCACGGACTTCGGCAGGATGGCTGAGGGGCAGAATTGGGTAAGGAGTACAGTCTATGATGAAAAGAATAATAAAGTTTATGCAGGGGTTGGAAGCCAGGCTCACTTAATTGAATATGATGTTGCTACAGGTGAAAAGCGTAATATCCTGCCGGCGCAGTTCAGTGATATCATCTCCGTTTATGACCTTGATTTAGTGGAAGGGAAATTGTTTGCTCAGAAGGAATCCGCTTATGAAATGTTTGTCATGGATACGGATACAAATCAATTGGTCGAGGCGACCAATGGTGATACAGGAGAGAAAACATTCGATATTCCTGAATCATCCCGCGGTGTTTCAGGGAAGTCGCCGGTTGCCAACAAAATCTACTATACGCACTATGGGATTTTATACGAATATGACCTGGATACAAATACGTTCAAATCATTGGATGTGGATATAAAGGGGAGCGCCATCAGTTACAAGTTCCTTCAACTGAATGAAGAAGGCTTCCCTGGCTATTCTCTCGTGGGCCTTTCTGGAAACGGGGGCAAGATGTACAAATATAATCTGGAAACGGGCAACCTGAAGCTGACGGATCTGGATCTGCCTTCAGAGCCGGTCCAAATCCATGATGTAGCGAAGGGGCCGGACGGAAAAATTTACAGTACTGGCTACCTTCCAGGAAACATGGGCGCTTATGTGCCGACAACAGGCGAAAATATTCGCTTCGACGGTATCGGACAAAGTGAAGGAATGGCTAATCTCAATGGCAAAATGTATTTAGGTCTCTATCCCCATGCGAAAATTTATGAATTTGATCCGTTCGAGGAGTGGAACAGGACGGATTCCGACGCGCTGAACCCTAATTTATTGTTCAGCCTTGAAAATAATGCCGAAATCCCTGGGTATACACCGCAGGACCGCCCATTTGCGATGCTCGGGGTAGAGGATTATAACCAATTGTTTATCGGCACTGTACCAAAGAACGGGAACTTGGGCGGGGCGTTTACGATCTACGAGCCTGGCACAGGGAAAGATCCTGACGTTCACTGGAATTTAATGCCGGATCAAAGTGTCGTTTCATTGGTTTATAAGGACGGAAAGGTATATGGTGGGACGACGATAGCCGGAGGACAGGGTTCCGTTCCGACCACCTCTGAAGCAAAGATGTTTGTCTGGGATGTTGAAAAGAGGGAAAAGACGGAAGAATTCATTCCTGTGGGCGGAAAGAAAGCGATAACGGCGTTGACGGTTGGTGCGGACGGAAATATTTGGGGAATGGCTGATGGAGTCTTATTCAGTTTTGATCCAGAAACCGATCAAGTCGTTTCCACCAATGAATTGGATCCGAATACATCCAACAACTGGCGTGATGCATCTCTTGAGGTCGGTACTGATGGTAACCTGTATGGCATCATCGGAAGGAAGTTCTTTAAATTTGAACCTGAAACAGGAGATTATGAGTTTCTTGCAGGGAATGTGGATTTCATGGCACAGGATGATTATGGTTCGTTTTATTTATCCAGCGGCATCAAACTATATAAATATACCGATCCATCGCTGCTGGTGAAGATGACGGGTGCTGAGCTCCTTATCGGAGATCAAAAGCTGAAAGCCGGCAGTTCCGTTCCGTTGAAAATGAAAGCGATTTTGGAGAAGAATAGAAGCACATTTGATTTATCGGGAGCAACGATAGAGTACAAAGTTGATAAGCCGAAAATCCTTTCTGTAGAAAATGGTGTCCTCACTGCATTAAAGAGCGGCCACGCAAAAGTATGGGCCATTGTAAAATTGAACGGGGTGTCCGTAGAGACGCAGCCTATTCCTATTTGGGTGAACAACAAAGGTGGAAATAAATAA
- a CDS encoding Nramp family divalent metal transporter: protein MESGINQSPATSQEVQVKKSFLSQLGPALITSALVLGPGSLTLSSKIGAIYGMQLIWILVIVVFFMMMYTEMSTRIGMASKESFIQVMKTKWGKPASLLIGLGAFLVTASFQAGNALGSGLAVSAITGSSPTFWILAITILGMGLVFAKNFYNILEKLMLGLVMIMLVSFVITLILTKPSLTDVLSGFAPAIPDGSLPLIIALTATSFSIVGAVYQSYLIQEKGWTLQQNHSSVKETYWGIFILGFISMMIMICAAAILKPKGIVVNSVSEMGMALEPLYGNWATIVFMVGLFGASFSSQVGNATIGGSMLADGLGLGSKLSSKSVKGLILLVMAFGSLIGIIFGGAPINMIIFAQAITIVIVPFIAIAILVVANDEKIMGSLKNTLWKNIVGTAGLIVLILLAVNNIINIFF, encoded by the coding sequence ATGGAATCTGGAATTAATCAAAGTCCTGCAACCAGCCAAGAAGTACAGGTCAAGAAGAGTTTTCTCAGCCAATTAGGCCCTGCGTTGATTACATCGGCATTGGTGCTCGGTCCTGGCAGTTTGACGCTGTCATCCAAGATTGGCGCCATTTATGGGATGCAGTTGATATGGATCTTGGTCATTGTGGTCTTTTTCATGATGATGTACACCGAAATGAGCACACGAATCGGGATGGCTTCTAAAGAGTCCTTTATTCAAGTCATGAAAACGAAATGGGGAAAGCCCGCTTCCCTGCTAATCGGTCTCGGCGCCTTTCTCGTCACAGCATCCTTCCAGGCAGGCAATGCGTTAGGTTCAGGGTTGGCTGTATCGGCCATCACTGGATCTTCCCCGACTTTTTGGATTTTGGCCATTACAATTCTGGGAATGGGACTTGTCTTCGCAAAAAACTTTTACAACATCTTAGAGAAATTAATGCTTGGTCTTGTAATGATCATGCTGGTATCGTTCGTCATTACTTTGATTTTAACCAAACCTTCCTTGACTGATGTTCTTTCCGGCTTCGCACCTGCCATCCCTGATGGTTCACTTCCTCTCATCATCGCCCTGACTGCCACGAGTTTTTCAATTGTAGGCGCTGTTTATCAATCTTACTTGATTCAGGAAAAAGGCTGGACACTGCAGCAAAATCACTCCAGCGTCAAAGAGACTTATTGGGGAATATTCATTCTTGGATTTATCTCAATGATGATCATGATTTGTGCAGCTGCCATTCTTAAGCCAAAGGGAATCGTCGTTAATTCTGTTTCTGAAATGGGGATGGCCCTTGAGCCACTCTACGGAAACTGGGCAACAATCGTATTTATGGTCGGACTGTTCGGTGCATCCTTCTCCTCCCAGGTCGGAAATGCCACGATAGGTGGATCGATGCTTGCTGATGGGCTGGGGCTTGGAAGCAAATTATCCTCCAAATCCGTGAAAGGACTCATATTATTAGTAATGGCATTTGGTTCGCTAATCGGAATCATATTTGGCGGCGCCCCGATCAATATGATCATCTTCGCCCAAGCAATCACCATCGTCATTGTCCCATTCATCGCGATTGCCATCTTGGTAGTGGCCAATGACGAAAAAATCATGGGTTCTTTAAAGAATACACTTTGGAAAAATATAGTTGGCACCGCGGGGCTGATCGTCCTGATTTTGCTGGCCGTCAACAACATCATCAATATCTTTTTTTAA
- a CDS encoding GGDEF domain-containing protein — MLNQIQIGIIGPEYLYEKINHSLKMFPNFQPTYRLSNHLFDAPLFTKELSEKVDVLLYSGWSPYSLSKKEIPPHIPAHFIPLKGSGFYRTLYGLKKIQPDIKGISIDILPAQDVKRALRELDEDISVSYYEGSNDLEKIQDMIDFHKKSFALQTNAAITGLKVVADELTKLEIPNQWVVPTEEDIIVTLERALLSTEKRRNRESQIVFGLIQFDGYYELVHQMASEHLIQRQNLRLNRLILDYVEQLEGHLTSLSGNEFMFITTRGVFERVTQGYKWIPLIAEAKKQLKLNISMGVGFGLSANEAGTHARHALMQAMDFGGECCFIVKEDRSVFGPVEQSAPMIYPLHITDESLLKKAEQAGMSATYQQKLLSLIRRKRDSQFTAHELAETLGITARSAHRIILKWLDANLISIIGMEKISTRGRPRQVYELIDKTLLTNLSGGK, encoded by the coding sequence ATGCTGAACCAAATACAAATCGGGATCATCGGCCCTGAGTACTTATATGAAAAAATTAATCATAGCTTGAAGATGTTCCCTAATTTCCAGCCTACTTACCGATTATCAAACCATCTTTTTGATGCTCCTTTATTCACAAAAGAATTATCCGAGAAAGTCGATGTTCTGTTATATTCAGGCTGGTCGCCTTACTCGCTGTCGAAGAAGGAAATCCCCCCCCATATTCCCGCACATTTCATCCCTTTAAAAGGATCCGGATTTTACCGGACATTATACGGCTTAAAGAAAATCCAGCCTGATATCAAGGGGATTTCCATTGATATTTTGCCGGCTCAAGATGTTAAGCGTGCATTAAGGGAATTAGATGAGGATATTTCCGTTTCCTATTATGAGGGCTCCAATGATCTTGAAAAAATACAGGATATGATTGACTTCCATAAGAAATCATTTGCGCTGCAGACCAATGCTGCAATCACTGGACTGAAAGTCGTCGCAGATGAGCTTACAAAGCTAGAGATTCCTAATCAATGGGTGGTGCCGACAGAAGAAGATATCATCGTGACCTTGGAGCGCGCCCTGCTCTCCACAGAAAAAAGGCGGAATCGCGAGTCTCAGATCGTTTTTGGCCTGATCCAATTCGACGGCTACTATGAACTCGTCCATCAGATGGCTTCTGAACATCTCATCCAGCGGCAGAACCTTCGCTTGAACCGACTCATCCTGGACTATGTCGAGCAGCTCGAGGGCCACTTAACCTCCCTTAGCGGGAATGAATTTATGTTCATCACCACAAGGGGTGTATTTGAACGGGTGACCCAGGGATATAAATGGATTCCGCTCATCGCTGAAGCAAAGAAACAATTAAAACTGAACATATCGATGGGAGTCGGGTTTGGTTTATCCGCCAATGAAGCAGGCACCCATGCCCGCCATGCCTTGATGCAGGCCATGGATTTCGGCGGCGAATGCTGTTTCATCGTCAAAGAAGACCGCAGTGTTTTCGGACCTGTGGAACAGTCTGCACCGATGATCTATCCATTACATATCACAGACGAGTCATTGCTGAAAAAAGCCGAACAGGCAGGAATGTCCGCGACTTATCAGCAGAAGCTCCTCTCTCTAATCAGAAGGAAAAGAGACAGTCAATTCACCGCCCATGAATTGGCAGAAACATTGGGAATAACAGCCCGCAGTGCACACCGGATCATTCTTAAGTGGCTGGATGCCAATCTCATCTCCATCATCGGGATGGAGAAAATATCGACAAGGGGAAGACCGCGTCAAGTTTATGAGCTCATCGATAAAACTCTGTTAACGAATTTATCAGGAGGGAAATAA